The sequence below is a genomic window from Halococcus salsus.
AGGACATGAAACCCGGGAGCGCGGGGAAGCCCGCACCCGGCATCCAGCCCGCGATCTACGACGACGACGGCGAGCCGGTCGACGCCGAGACCGGGCAGGCCGGCAACCTCGTTATCGAGCGACCGTGGCCCGGCATGCTTCAAACCGTCTACGGTGACGACGAGCGGTTCATCGCCGAGTACTGGGAGCGCTTCTCGGACACCGACTCGAACGACTCCGAGGACTGGGTCTACGAGGCGGGCGACGGCGCGGTCCAGGCCACCGACGGCTACTACCGCATCCTCGGGCGGCTCGACGACGTCATGAACGTCGCCGGCCACCGGCTCGGCACCATGGAGCTCGAATCCGCGGTCTCAGAGGTCGACTCGGTCGCCGAGTCCGCGGTGGCCTCGCGCGAGGACGCCGAGAAGGGCGAGGTGCCCGACGTCTACGTCACTCTCAGGGAGGGTGTCGAGGAGTCCGAGGAGGTCCGCCAGGAGATCGTCGAGTCGATCGAGGAGGGGATCGGGAAGTTCGCCAGACCCAACGAGGTGATCTTCGTCGACGACCTCCCGAAGACCCGCTCGGGCAAGATCATGCGGCGGCTGCTGGAGAACATCTCGAACGGCGAGGAGCTCGGCAACACCACGACGCTCCGGGACCCGAGCGTCGCCGAACGCATTCGCGACCAGATCCACGCGAACTGAGGAGCCCCCAACATGCCACTCGACACCGACATCGGCGATCCCGCACCGCTCGGTCTCGTGAGTTTCGGGCTCACCACCGTGCTGTTGAGCCTCGTCAACGCCGGCCTCCTGCCGAGCGCCGGCGAGGCGGTCGTGTTGCCGTTGGCGCTCGCGTTCGGCGGAACCGGACAGCTCGTCGCGGGCGTCCTCGAATTCCGTACTGGGAACACCTTCGGCCAGACCGCCTTCTTCAGCTACGGGGCGTTCTGGTGGTGGTTCGGCCTGCTCCTGCTCTTCGACGGCAACGGCTGGCTCTCGATCCACACCCAGACCCTCGGGGCGGCGCTGCTCCTCTGGGGCGTGTTCACGTTCTACATGTGGATCAGCACGTTCGCGCTCAACTGGGGGCTCTGGAGCGTGTTCCTCACGCTGTGGGTCACGTTCGCGCTCCTCGGGTTCGGCGACCTGCTGGGCATCGACCTCCTCCTGATGCTCGGCGGCTACGTCGGCATCCTCTCGGGCGCGCTCGCGATGTACGTCAGCTTCGCCGAGGTGGCGAACTGGTCGT
It includes:
- a CDS encoding acetate uptake transporter yields the protein MPLDTDIGDPAPLGLVSFGLTTVLLSLVNAGLLPSAGEAVVLPLALAFGGTGQLVAGVLEFRTGNTFGQTAFFSYGAFWWWFGLLLLFDGNGWLSIHTQTLGAALLLWGVFTFYMWISTFALNWGLWSVFLTLWVTFALLGFGDLLGIDLLLMLGGYVGILSGALAMYVSFAEVANWSFGHTVAPLGDAPMGSSSTTTADTAD